From the genome of Burkholderia cepacia ATCC 25416:
GCGTTCCTGATCGCGGTCGCGGTGATGATCGCGGCCCAGTTCGTGCTGACGCGCACCGTGTTCGGACGCTATCTCGTCGGGATCGGCACGAACGAAGAAGCCGTCCGACTTGCCGGGGTTAACCCGAGGCCGTATAAAATTCTCGTATTCGCGCTGATGGGCGCGCTCGCGGGGCTCGCGTCGCTGTTCCAGATTTCGCGGCTCGAGGCGGCCGACCCGAACGCGGGCGTCGGCCTCGAACTGCAGGTGATCGCGGCCGTCGTGATCGGCGGCACGAGCCTGATGGGCGGGCGCGGCTCGGTGATCAGCACGTTCTTCGGCGTGTTGATCATCTCCGTGCTGGCCGCGGGGCTGGCGCAGATCGGCGCGAACGAGCCGACGAAACGGATCATCACCGGCGCGGTGATCGTGGTGGCGGTCGTGCTCGATACGTATCGCAGCCGGCGCACGCGCGTGCGGTAGAAAGACAGACAGAACAGACCAGAGAGAAACGGGAAATGGCGACGATCAAGGATGTGGCAGCCATGGCGGGCGTGTCGTTTACGACCGTCTCGCACGTGGTGAACAACTCGCGGCCGGTGTCTGCGGATGTGCGTGCGAAGGTCGAGGGCGCAATCCGCGAGCTGAATTACGTGCCGTCGGCCGTGGCGCGCTCGCTGAAGGCGCGTGCGACGGCGACCATCGGCCTCGTCGTGCCGAACAGCACGAATCCGTATTTCGCGGAACTTGCGCGCGGCATCGAGGATCAGTGCGCGGCCAATGGCTATTGCGTGTTCTTCTGCAACTCGGACGACGATCCCGTGAAGCAGCGCAACTACCTGCGCGTGCTGCAGGAAAAGCGCATCGACGGGCTGATCGTCGCGTCGGCGGGCGAGGATGCGGTGCTCGCGCAGACGCTTGCGGACATCCATGCGCCGCTCGTCGTCGTCGATCGCAACATCGAGGGGCTCGCGGCCGACCTCGTGCAGATCGACCACGAGCGCGGCGCGTACCTGGCGACGCGCCACCTGCTCGAGCTCGGGCACGCGAAGATCGGCTGCATCACGGGGCCGACCGACACGGCGGTCAGCGCGATGCGCGTGCACGGTTTCATCCGTGCGATGGCCGAGCGCGGTGTCGACATCGTGCCGGGCGCGATCGCGGAAAGCGACTTCTCGTGCCTCGGCGGTTATCACGCGGCGTCGCGGCTGTTCGAATCGGTGCGGCCGAGCGCGATCTTCGCGGGCAACGACCTGATGGGCGTCGGCGCGCTGCGTGCGGCGGCCGAGCGCGGCATGCGCGTGCCCGACGACTGTTCGATCATCGGATTCGACGACATCGAATTCTCTCGCTACACCTATCCGGCGCTGTCGACGGTCGGCCAGTCGGTGCGCGCGCTCGGCGAAATGGCGGCGCAGACCCTGATCGAGCGGATCGGCGGCGGCTCGTCGGCCGTGCCGAGCCGCCGTCGCGTCGTGTCGCCGCGTCTCGTGCTGCGTGAATCGACGGCGATCTACCGCGAGCCGCCGGCTTCCGGCGGTCGCGCATGACGGCGCCCGCAGCGGGCGCCGGCCGCGTGACGGTGGTCGGCAGCCTCAACATGGATCTCGTCGTGCGGGCGCCGCGCCTGCCGCTGCCCGGCGAAACGCTCGCTGGTCATGCGTTCGCGCAGGCGGCGGGCGGCAAGGGCGGCAACCAGGCCGTCGCTGCCGCGCGGCTCGGCGCGCAGGTCGCGATGATCGGCTGCGTCGGCGCGGATGCGCACGGCGCGGCACTGCGTGCGGGTCTCGAAGCCGAGGGGATCGACTGCGCGGGGCTCGCGACGAGCGCGTCGGCGTCGACCGGCGTCGCGCTGATCGTCGTCGACGATGCGAGCCAGAACGCGATCGTGATCGTCGCGGGCGGCAATGGCGAGGTCACGACCGATACGGTCGCGCGGCACGAGGCCGCGCTGGCGTCGGCCGACGTCGTGATCTGTCAGCTCGAGACGCCGCCGGATGCGGTGTTCGCGGCGCTGTCGGCCGGACGTCGGCTCGGCCGCACGGTGGTGCTCAATCCGGCCCCGGCCGTCGCGCCGCTGCCGGAGGGCTGGCTGCCGCTCGTCGATTACCTGATCCCGAACGAGGTCGAGGCGGCCGCGTTGACCGCGCTGCCGGTGCGCGACCCGGCGGAGGCGGAAGCCGCCGCCCGCGCGCTGCAGGCTGGCGGCGCGCGCAACGTGCTGGTCACGCTGGGCGCGCGCGGCGTGCTTGCGCTGACGGCCGACGGCGCCGCGCGGCATTATCCGGCGCCGGCCGTGCAGGCCGTCGACACGACGGCGGCCGGCGATACCTTCATCGGCGGCTTTTCCGCGCGGCTCGCGGCCGGGGCGGACGTCGACACCGCGATCCGTTTCGCGCAACGCGCGGCGGCACTGTCGGTCACGCGGGCGGGCGCGCAACCGTCGATTCCCACGCTTGCCGAACTGGCCGGATAGGGCCTGATCACGCATCGCAGCCGGTTCGTCGCAAACGACGGCCGGCCGCGTATCCGCGATGCGCGCCGGCGACGGAGGGCCTTCCATCGATGTGCGCTCTAGTGCACGGCGATGCACGTATTTTCGTTCAGCTATTTGTAATAAACAGACGAATAATTCGAAAAAATAGCGGAAACGCCATCAAGTTGTGCGATGCATGGTCGTAAATGCATCAGGTGAAGCAATGCTTCGAAGCGACGGGTCCGTCCCGTCCATCACGACGCAACACAGGAAGGATGATGGCGTTCAAAAACCTGACGATTCGTGCGCGCATCGGTTTCACGATGGCGTTTCTGGCGGTGCTCCTCGGTGTGATCGGTGGGCTCGGCGTGTATGGAATGACGCGCGCGAACGGCACGACGCGCGAGATCTTCAAGAATCAGATGCCAAGCGCGGTCGATGTCTCGCTTGCCGAGATCTATTCGGCGCGCGAACGCCTGGCCCTCGACCGGGCGGCGCTCCTGGCCGGCACGCCCGATGCGGCGGCTGCCATCGAGCGAAGCCGCGGGATGCGCGCGCAGTCGGACACCTGGTGGCAAAAGTATCTCGCGTTGCCGCGCGGCCCGGAGGAGGATCGCATCGCACAGGACGTCGCCGCGAAGCGGCAGGCGTTGCAGCACGAGTGCGACGCGTTCGCGAGCGTGCTCGGGGCGAATCAGGCCGACCGCATCGGCGACGGCGCCAAGCAGCTCCAGGCGCGCTACACCGACCTCTCGACGGCGAGCGAGGCGTTGCGCAACTACCAGTTCAGTGACGCGCAAGCCAACTTCGATCATGCGGAATCGGTGTACGAGACGCTGCGTGTGCTGGCGATCGTCGCGCTGGTGGCCGGCTTCGCTGCCGCGGTGGTGTCGTGGCTGACGCTGAGCCGCGCGATCGGCCGCCCGATTGCCGACGCGCTCGCGCATTTCGACGCGATTGCCGCCGGCGACCTGCGCCGGCCGATCGTCGTGGACCGGCGTGACGAGATGGGCCAGCTTCTCGAGGGCCTCGGCAAGATGCAGCGCGGGCTCGTCGAGACGGTGCGCACCGTGCGCGGCGGCAGCGAGTCGATCGCGACCGCGGCGCGCCAGATTGCGGCCGGCAACATCGACCTGTCGTCGCGCACCGAGGAGCAGGCCGCTGCGCTGCAGGAAACCGCGTCGAGCATGGAGCAGCTGACCGGCACCGTGAAGCAGAACGCAGACAATGCACGCCAGGCGAGTTCGCTGGCCGCGAATGCGTCGGAGATTGCAAACAAGGGCAATACGGTGGTCGGCCAGGTGGTCGGCACGATGGGCGAGATCAACGACAGCTCGGCGAAGATCGCGGACATCATCGCGATCATCGAGGGAATCGCGTTCCAGACCAACATTCTTGCGCTGAATGCAGCGGTGGAAGCCGCGCGGGCCGGCGAGGAAGGCCGCGGTTTCGCGGTCGTCGCGGGCGAGGTGCGCAGCCTGGCCCAGCGTTCGTCGGCCGCGGCCAAGGAGATCAAGGTGCTGATCGACGCGTCGGTGGAGCGCATCCGGTCGGGTTCCACGCTGGTCGACGAGGCAGGGCGCACGATGAGCGACGTGATCGGCGCGGTGCAGCGCGTGACGGACATCATG
Proteins encoded in this window:
- a CDS encoding LacI family DNA-binding transcriptional regulator is translated as MATIKDVAAMAGVSFTTVSHVVNNSRPVSADVRAKVEGAIRELNYVPSAVARSLKARATATIGLVVPNSTNPYFAELARGIEDQCAANGYCVFFCNSDDDPVKQRNYLRVLQEKRIDGLIVASAGEDAVLAQTLADIHAPLVVVDRNIEGLAADLVQIDHERGAYLATRHLLELGHAKIGCITGPTDTAVSAMRVHGFIRAMAERGVDIVPGAIAESDFSCLGGYHAASRLFESVRPSAIFAGNDLMGVGALRAAAERGMRVPDDCSIIGFDDIEFSRYTYPALSTVGQSVRALGEMAAQTLIERIGGGSSAVPSRRRVVSPRLVLRESTAIYREPPASGGRA
- a CDS encoding methyl-accepting chemotaxis protein gives rise to the protein MAFKNLTIRARIGFTMAFLAVLLGVIGGLGVYGMTRANGTTREIFKNQMPSAVDVSLAEIYSARERLALDRAALLAGTPDAAAAIERSRGMRAQSDTWWQKYLALPRGPEEDRIAQDVAAKRQALQHECDAFASVLGANQADRIGDGAKQLQARYTDLSTASEALRNYQFSDAQANFDHAESVYETLRVLAIVALVAGFAAAVVSWLTLSRAIGRPIADALAHFDAIAAGDLRRPIVVDRRDEMGQLLEGLGKMQRGLVETVRTVRGGSESIATAARQIAAGNIDLSSRTEEQAAALQETASSMEQLTGTVKQNADNARQASSLAANASEIANKGNTVVGQVVGTMGEINDSSAKIADIIAIIEGIAFQTNILALNAAVEAARAGEEGRGFAVVAGEVRSLAQRSSAAAKEIKVLIDASVERIRSGSTLVDEAGRTMSDVIGAVQRVTDIMGEIAAASEEQSGGIDQVARAVAQMDEVTQQNAALVEEAAAAAQSLDEQAGRLRETAAVFQLADDTSRPGAAAPVAVRHAPRASSAAVAAPVAAARDDRDAPPKRAAAAAPVRKPVAAAAAPAQAAAPGGADDWETF
- the rbsK gene encoding ribokinase; protein product: MTAPAAGAGRVTVVGSLNMDLVVRAPRLPLPGETLAGHAFAQAAGGKGGNQAVAAARLGAQVAMIGCVGADAHGAALRAGLEAEGIDCAGLATSASASTGVALIVVDDASQNAIVIVAGGNGEVTTDTVARHEAALASADVVICQLETPPDAVFAALSAGRRLGRTVVLNPAPAVAPLPEGWLPLVDYLIPNEVEAAALTALPVRDPAEAEAAARALQAGGARNVLVTLGARGVLALTADGAARHYPAPAVQAVDTTAAGDTFIGGFSARLAAGADVDTAIRFAQRAAALSVTRAGAQPSIPTLAELAG